The following are encoded in a window of Drosophila simulans strain w501 chromosome 3L, Prin_Dsim_3.1, whole genome shotgun sequence genomic DNA:
- the LOC6737079 gene encoding uncharacterized protein LOC6737079 isoform X2, with protein MRLHCDRIFSLDPGANPAAHSSALLLAFVFGIFLLFLFSLSMPLRKMSCVNWLITFIIVECVVVSLSVLIISSGVLYMLAGLLIVSLAFVFCTLIAALMAYDLTGTGLYLYVLATGTYSLSIYSLVLYVVLDVSWGFYLFAICIGCVVMMFLMYHVQCIMGGRRASTKLFDDKFAALLLFHEFIGLFVLTLYWRPIMHRLQLKQ; from the exons ATGCGTCTTCATTGTGATAGGATTTTTTCACTGGATCCTGGTGCTAACCCTGCTGCA CACTCATCTGCTTTGCTCCTAGCTTTTgtatttggcattttcctACTTTTCCTGTTTTCCCTAAGTATGCCGCTAAGGAAAATGTCCTGTGTCAATTGGCTGATTACGTTTATTATC GTGGAATGTGTGGtagtttctctcagtgtgttGATCATATCCTCGGGAGTTCTTTATATGCTAGCCGGACTTCTGATTGTCAGCCTTGCATTTGTGTTTTGTACACTTATAGCTGCTCTAATGGCG TATGACCTTACAGGCACCGGACTCTACCTTTATGTTCTAGCAACTGGCACTTACTCACTGAGCATATACTCCCTGGTATTGTATGTGGTTCTCGACGTGAGCTGGGGATTTTATCTCTTCGCAATCTGTATCGGCTGTGTGGTGATGATG TTCCTGATGTATCATGTGCAGTGCATCATGGGCGGAAGAAGGGCCTCGACCAAGTTGTTCGATGACAAGTTCGCCGCCCTGCTGCTGTTCCACGAGTTCATAGGCCTCTTTGTTCTAACCCTCTACTGGCGGCCCATAATGCATCGCCTGCAGTTGAAACAATAA
- the LOC6737079 gene encoding uncharacterized protein LOC6737079 isoform X1, with the protein MFEADITIWPFFHSESVDDRRRHIIRVILELCVFIVIGFFHWILVLTLLHDWFLDLVNKHSSALLLAFVFGIFLLFLFSLSMPLRKMSCVNWLITFIIVECVVVSLSVLIISSGVLYMLAGLLIVSLAFVFCTLIAALMAYDLTGTGLYLYVLATGTYSLSIYSLVLYVVLDVSWGFYLFAICIGCVVMMFLMYHVQCIMGGRRASTKLFDDKFAALLLFHEFIGLFVLTLYWRPIMHRLQLKQ; encoded by the exons ATGTTCGAGGCAGATATAACCATCTGGCCGTTTTTCCACTCGGAATCGGTGGATGATAGGCGAAGACATATCATAAGGGTTATCCTGGAGTTATGCGTCTTCATTGTGATAGGATTTTTTCACTGGATCCTGGTGCTAACCCTGCTGCA CGATTGGTTTCTGGACTTGGTAAACAAGCACTCATCTGCTTTGCTCCTAGCTTTTgtatttggcattttcctACTTTTCCTGTTTTCCCTAAGTATGCCGCTAAGGAAAATGTCCTGTGTCAATTGGCTGATTACGTTTATTATC GTGGAATGTGTGGtagtttctctcagtgtgttGATCATATCCTCGGGAGTTCTTTATATGCTAGCCGGACTTCTGATTGTCAGCCTTGCATTTGTGTTTTGTACACTTATAGCTGCTCTAATGGCG TATGACCTTACAGGCACCGGACTCTACCTTTATGTTCTAGCAACTGGCACTTACTCACTGAGCATATACTCCCTGGTATTGTATGTGGTTCTCGACGTGAGCTGGGGATTTTATCTCTTCGCAATCTGTATCGGCTGTGTGGTGATGATG TTCCTGATGTATCATGTGCAGTGCATCATGGGCGGAAGAAGGGCCTCGACCAAGTTGTTCGATGACAAGTTCGCCGCCCTGCTGCTGTTCCACGAGTTCATAGGCCTCTTTGTTCTAACCCTCTACTGGCGGCCCATAATGCATCGCCTGCAGTTGAAACAATAA
- the LOC6737080 gene encoding uncharacterized protein LOC6737080 isoform X3 has translation MASSSSGANHKPPPVPPRPVNLPRPSMLQSEGQSESQISSRCRYIVLVYLLVVVILLLALVQWELVCYYKSLTDIFLAKYWISVSCMLISAPLLAIFLLIRQVRYFPILGWLLMCSIIELMVIGVCTLAAYCHALTFLIYFTITAILVIVLVLIGSFIPCDLTANVASLFIVSVPILLYSIYLLMIFMMIDSDDGFFISFAVLVLVIVCMFIMYHAQLISGWRYAELYITDGLFAVIVLFCHFCIILMLFCFLDWPQIDDVDDTDSSEFAYWALWPLVSSAVIEDDFLGQTTQDFGRLLSPLVDIIITSIILDHTQMTTTAKK, from the exons ATGGCGTCGTCTAGTTCTGGTGCTAACCATAAACCACCTCCAGTTCCACCTCGTCCAGTGAATTTGCCACGCCCAAGTATGCTGCAGTCTGAGGGTCAGTCTGAAAGTCAGATATCCtccagatgcagatacatagTTTTGGTGTATCTCCTAGTCGTGGTAATACTACTGCTGGCCTTGGTTCAATGGGAACTTGTGTGCTACTA TAAATCATTAACAGAtattttcttggccaagtACTGGATTAGTGTATCCTGCATGCTGATCTCAGCTccacttttggccatattCCTGCTAATTCGACAAGTTCGATATTTTCCAATTCTGGGATGGCTGCTTATGTGCTCCATT ATAGAGTTGATGGTAATTGGTGTTTGTACCTTGGCTGCTTACTGCCATGCGCTCACCTTTCTGATTTACTTTACCATAACTGCGATTTTGGTGATCGTCCTTGTGCTGATTGGATCCTTTATTCCCTGCGACTTAACTGCTAATGTGGCTTCGCTGTTCATCGTCAGTGTTCCGATATTGCTGTATAGCATATATTTACTTATGATCTTCATGATGATTGATTCGGACGATGGATTTTTCATATCCTTCGCTGTATTGGTTTTGGTTATAGTGTGTATG TTTATCATGTACCATGCCCAACTAATTAGCGGTTGGCGATACGCAGAGCTATATATCACCGATGGACTCTTTGCCGTGATCGTCCTTTTCTGTCACTTCTGCATTATCCTGatgcttttctgctttttggaTTGGCCCCAAattgatgatgttgatgataCTGATTCTTCTGAATTTG CTTACTGGGCTCTGTGGCCATTGGTCTCCTCAGCTGTCATTGAAGATGATTTTTTGGGTCAGACCACTCAGGACTTCGGGCGCCTGCTAAGCCCACTCGTCGACATTATAATAACATCCATCATTCTGGACCATACACAAATGACAACAACTGCCAAAAAGTAG
- the LOC6737080 gene encoding uncharacterized protein LOC6737080 isoform X1, giving the protein MASSSSGANHKPPPVPPRPVNLPRPSMLQSEGQSESQISSRCRYIVLVYLLVVVILLLALVQWELVCYYKSLTDIFLAKYWISVSCMLISAPLLAIFLLIRQVRYFPILGWLLMCSIIELMVIGVCTLAAYCHALTFLIYFTITAILVIVLVLIGSFIPCDLTANVASLFIVSVPILLYSIYLLMIFMMIDSDDGFFISFAVLVLVIVCMRLAIRRAIYHRWTLCRDRPFLSLLHYPDAFLLFGLAPN; this is encoded by the exons ATGGCGTCGTCTAGTTCTGGTGCTAACCATAAACCACCTCCAGTTCCACCTCGTCCAGTGAATTTGCCACGCCCAAGTATGCTGCAGTCTGAGGGTCAGTCTGAAAGTCAGATATCCtccagatgcagatacatagTTTTGGTGTATCTCCTAGTCGTGGTAATACTACTGCTGGCCTTGGTTCAATGGGAACTTGTGTGCTACTA TAAATCATTAACAGAtattttcttggccaagtACTGGATTAGTGTATCCTGCATGCTGATCTCAGCTccacttttggccatattCCTGCTAATTCGACAAGTTCGATATTTTCCAATTCTGGGATGGCTGCTTATGTGCTCCATT ATAGAGTTGATGGTAATTGGTGTTTGTACCTTGGCTGCTTACTGCCATGCGCTCACCTTTCTGATTTACTTTACCATAACTGCGATTTTGGTGATCGTCCTTGTGCTGATTGGATCCTTTATTCCCTGCGACTTAACTGCTAATGTGGCTTCGCTGTTCATCGTCAGTGTTCCGATATTGCTGTATAGCATATATTTACTTATGATCTTCATGATGATTGATTCGGACGATGGATTTTTCATATCCTTCGCTGTATTGGTTTTGGTTATAGTGTGTATG CGGTTGGCGATACGCAGAGCTATATATCACCGATGGACTCTTTGCCGTGATCGTCCTTTTCTGTCACTTCTGCATTATCCTGatgcttttctgctttttggaTTGGCCCCAAattga
- the LOC6737080 gene encoding uncharacterized protein LOC6737080 isoform X2, whose translation MASSSSGANHKPPPVPPRPVNLPRPSMLQSEGQSESQISSRCRYIVLVYLLVVVILLLALVQWELVCYYKSLTDIFLAKYWISVSCMLISAPLLAIFLLIRQVRYFPILGWLLMCSIIELMVIGVCTLAAYCHALTFLIYFTITAILVIVLVLIGSFIPCDLTANVASLFIVSVPILLYSIYLLMIFMMIDSDDGFFISFAVLVLVIVCMLPSLSCTMPN comes from the exons ATGGCGTCGTCTAGTTCTGGTGCTAACCATAAACCACCTCCAGTTCCACCTCGTCCAGTGAATTTGCCACGCCCAAGTATGCTGCAGTCTGAGGGTCAGTCTGAAAGTCAGATATCCtccagatgcagatacatagTTTTGGTGTATCTCCTAGTCGTGGTAATACTACTGCTGGCCTTGGTTCAATGGGAACTTGTGTGCTACTA TAAATCATTAACAGAtattttcttggccaagtACTGGATTAGTGTATCCTGCATGCTGATCTCAGCTccacttttggccatattCCTGCTAATTCGACAAGTTCGATATTTTCCAATTCTGGGATGGCTGCTTATGTGCTCCATT ATAGAGTTGATGGTAATTGGTGTTTGTACCTTGGCTGCTTACTGCCATGCGCTCACCTTTCTGATTTACTTTACCATAACTGCGATTTTGGTGATCGTCCTTGTGCTGATTGGATCCTTTATTCCCTGCGACTTAACTGCTAATGTGGCTTCGCTGTTCATCGTCAGTGTTCCGATATTGCTGTATAGCATATATTTACTTATGATCTTCATGATGATTGATTCGGACGATGGATTTTTCATATCCTTCGCTGTATTGGTTTTGGTTATAGTGTGTATG CTTCCCAGTTTATCATGTACCATGCCCAACTAA